The following are encoded together in the Arthrobacter sp. Y-9 genome:
- a CDS encoding ABC transporter substrate-binding protein encodes MSRTVIAAAIMSATALVLSACGGAATAQSAKDQVKTLRYEGSANSVTLPELAADLGYLGDLKLDWVGNTISGPASIQNAATGNTEFGGAFAGAVVKLQEAGAPVKAVINYYGSDAKSFYGFYVKADSPIKTAKDLIGRKIAVNTLGAHADAVITTYLQKNGLSKDEIKQVQLVVVAPNDTEQAIRRGQVDAGALSGVLQDNAVATGGLRSLFSDYGLFGAFAGGQYVFRNDFIAKNPDTVRTFTTGVAKAIQWASTTPRATVIQRFTDIITKRRRNESTATLKYFKSIAIPANGAIQDEDFQRWNTWLKDTGILNKDVQPSKYYTNEFNALAGTGTEGKK; translated from the coding sequence GTGAGCAGGACTGTGATCGCAGCCGCGATCATGAGTGCCACCGCACTCGTGCTGAGCGCCTGCGGCGGGGCCGCCACGGCCCAGAGCGCGAAGGACCAGGTCAAGACCCTCCGCTACGAAGGCAGCGCCAACAGCGTGACGCTCCCGGAACTGGCTGCGGATCTCGGGTACCTGGGGGACCTGAAGCTCGACTGGGTGGGTAACACCATCAGCGGACCGGCCAGCATCCAGAACGCGGCCACAGGCAACACGGAGTTCGGCGGCGCGTTCGCCGGGGCCGTCGTGAAGCTCCAGGAGGCCGGCGCCCCGGTCAAGGCCGTGATCAACTACTACGGCTCCGACGCGAAGTCCTTCTACGGGTTCTACGTGAAGGCGGACAGCCCGATCAAGACCGCGAAGGACCTCATCGGGCGGAAGATCGCCGTCAACACGCTCGGGGCCCATGCCGATGCCGTGATCACCACGTATCTGCAGAAGAACGGCCTCAGCAAGGACGAGATCAAGCAGGTCCAGCTCGTGGTGGTCGCGCCGAACGACACCGAACAGGCGATCCGCCGCGGACAGGTCGACGCCGGCGCACTCAGCGGCGTCCTCCAGGACAACGCGGTGGCCACGGGCGGCCTGCGGTCCCTCTTCAGCGACTACGGACTGTTCGGCGCGTTCGCCGGAGGCCAGTACGTCTTCCGGAACGACTTCATCGCGAAGAACCCGGACACGGTCCGCACCTTCACCACCGGAGTGGCCAAGGCGATCCAGTGGGCCAGCACCACACCGCGCGCCACCGTCATCCAGCGGTTCACGGACATCATCACCAAGCGGCGCCGCAACGAGAGCACCGCGACCTTGAAGTACTTCAAGAGCATCGCCATCCCGGCGAACGGCGCGATCCAGGACGAGGACTTCCAGCGCTGGAACACCTGGCTCAAGGACACCGGGATCCTCAACAAGGATGTGCAGCCGTCCAAGTACTACACCAACGAGTTCAACGCGCTCGCAGGCACCGGGACGGAGGGCAAGAAATGA
- a CDS encoding ABC transporter ATP-binding protein, whose translation MSTPKISLRNVSKSFRLRPGKGSKSGEGVRLTALQEVSLDVAAGEFLTLVGPSGSGKTTLLDILAGLASPDSGEVLLDGRPVTGPGPDRAVVFQQYALFPWRTAAENVAFGLEDRQLEGRTLNRKERRARALEYLSLVGLEGFEDRYPHELSGGMRQRVAIARSLAYEPDVLLMDEPFAALDAQTREQLQDELVRLWQRTGKTIIFITHGIEEAVYLGQRVAVLSSRPGRVKTIVDIDLGDRDAEGDLRSSPAFVRQRHLLWELLHDEVRRAQASGHAKIRPDGSAPDEVPAGAGAVPAGVTAGAGAGRERSAA comes from the coding sequence ATGAGCACCCCGAAGATCAGCCTCCGGAACGTCAGCAAGTCCTTCCGTCTCCGGCCCGGCAAGGGGTCGAAGTCCGGAGAAGGGGTCCGCCTCACCGCGCTCCAGGAGGTGAGCCTGGACGTGGCCGCGGGGGAGTTCCTGACCCTCGTGGGGCCGAGCGGCTCCGGCAAGACCACCTTGCTCGACATCCTCGCGGGCCTCGCCTCGCCCGACAGCGGGGAGGTCCTCCTGGACGGCCGTCCCGTCACGGGGCCCGGTCCGGACCGGGCCGTGGTGTTCCAGCAGTACGCCCTCTTCCCGTGGCGCACCGCCGCGGAGAACGTGGCGTTCGGTCTGGAGGACCGCCAGCTCGAGGGCAGGACGCTCAACCGGAAGGAACGCCGGGCCCGGGCCCTTGAATACCTGTCGCTCGTGGGGCTCGAAGGGTTCGAGGACCGGTACCCGCACGAGCTCTCGGGCGGCATGCGGCAGCGCGTCGCGATCGCCCGGAGCCTGGCCTATGAACCGGACGTCCTCCTGATGGACGAGCCGTTCGCGGCGCTGGACGCCCAGACCCGCGAACAGCTCCAGGACGAACTGGTCAGGCTCTGGCAGCGGACCGGCAAGACCATCATCTTCATCACTCATGGGATCGAAGAGGCGGTGTACCTGGGGCAGCGGGTCGCCGTGCTGAGTTCGCGTCCCGGGCGGGTCAAGACGATCGTGGACATCGACCTGGGGGACCGGGACGCCGAGGGCGATCTGCGGTCCAGCCCGGCCTTCGTCCGCCAGCGTCACCTGCTCTGGGAACTCCTGCACGACGAGGTCCGGCGGGCTCAGGCCTCCGGCCACGCGAAGATCCGCCCGGACGGCTCGGCGCCGGATGAGGTTCCGGCGGGGGCGGGCGCAGTCCCGGCCGGGGTCACCGCCGGGGCGGGCGCCGGACGTGAAAGGAGTGCGGCCTGA
- a CDS encoding ABC transporter permease: MSTSTVNDEIITRVEAGAVADAAGATAAAGPGAGAAGSAASTQPATAAAGGTPGGVTTADRPTAAGQGAREGEPASSAGATARRVAGAIGRVSGRVLWSTGAIALFLLLWEFGPGLFLDEATRVFLPPLHEVLAALGKLIESGQWQEHVLASLGRSVSGFAIAVGLGVPLGLLIAWYRGLDRFLNPLLEVFRNTAALALLPVFTLLLGIGEVSKISIVAYAAFFPVLLNTILGARSVDPLLIRAARTLGLGSGRLFLKVILPSAVPTIFTGVRMAGTASVLVLIAAEMVGAKAGLGYLITNAQSSFLIPDMYAGILTVAVLGFTVNYLLVALERHFSRWRLAESSR; the protein is encoded by the coding sequence ATGAGCACGAGTACCGTGAACGACGAGATCATCACGAGGGTGGAGGCCGGGGCGGTTGCGGATGCGGCGGGCGCGACGGCGGCGGCCGGTCCCGGTGCCGGCGCGGCCGGCTCCGCGGCGTCCACACAGCCCGCCACCGCGGCGGCCGGCGGCACTCCCGGTGGGGTGACCACGGCTGACCGTCCCACGGCGGCCGGTCAGGGAGCGCGGGAGGGGGAGCCGGCGTCGTCCGCAGGGGCGACCGCGCGGCGGGTGGCAGGCGCGATCGGCAGGGTCTCCGGCCGGGTGCTGTGGTCCACCGGCGCGATCGCGCTGTTCCTGCTCCTGTGGGAGTTCGGCCCGGGGCTGTTCCTCGACGAGGCCACGCGGGTCTTCCTGCCCCCGCTCCACGAGGTGCTCGCCGCTCTGGGCAAGCTGATCGAGTCCGGGCAGTGGCAGGAGCACGTGCTGGCCAGCCTCGGCAGGTCGGTGAGCGGCTTCGCGATCGCGGTCGGCCTGGGTGTCCCTCTCGGGCTCCTCATCGCCTGGTACCGCGGGCTCGACCGCTTCCTCAACCCGCTGCTCGAGGTGTTCCGCAACACCGCGGCGCTCGCGCTGCTGCCGGTGTTCACCCTGCTGCTCGGCATCGGGGAGGTCTCCAAGATCAGTATCGTCGCGTACGCCGCGTTCTTCCCGGTCCTGCTCAACACCATCCTGGGCGCCCGGAGCGTGGATCCGCTCCTGATCCGGGCCGCGCGGACCCTGGGCCTCGGGAGCGGGCGGCTGTTCCTCAAGGTCATCCTGCCCTCCGCCGTCCCCACCATCTTCACCGGCGTGCGGATGGCGGGCACCGCGTCCGTGCTCGTCCTGATCGCCGCGGAAATGGTCGGGGCCAAGGCCGGCCTCGGCTACCTGATCACCAATGCCCAGTCGAGCTTCCTGATCCCCGACATGTACGCGGGCATCCTGACCGTCGCGGTGCTGGGCTTCACCGTGAACTACCTCCTGGTGGCTCTGGAACGCCACTTCTCCCGTTGGCGCCTGGCCGAGTCCAGCCGCTGA
- a CDS encoding LLM class flavin-dependent oxidoreductase — translation MPRQLILNAFLMSNGHHEASWRLPESDTRAATDVKHYQRLAQTAEKAHFDAVFFADSPLLHGDVTQRPYGVIEPTVLLAAIAAVTERIGLVATASTSYNEPYNLARRFAGLEQISGGRSGWNVVTTAGDAAARNFSLDSQPAHADRYARAEEFLQVTEKLWDSWEDEVHVGDKDRGVWGDQARVHPVLHRGEFFQVEGALDAPRSPQGRPVIIQAGSSESGRDFAARWAEAIFTAHQTVESAREFYADLKRRVALAGRDADAVKILPGIVPVIGATEEEARALDEELNRLILPEHALRHLAGVIGVDPSTLALDEQLPDDLPEESQIEANKSRRTLIVELGRSEGLTVRQIIGRLGGGRGHQTFAGTAEQVADRIEHWFTTGAADGFNIMPPVLPSGLDVFTRDVVPILQERGLFRTEYTGATLREHYGLPRPANLFAARRDPAEHDDAASPGSPGGAAVGEQSVLLGGGAARAARQ, via the coding sequence ATGCCACGCCAACTCATCCTGAACGCGTTCCTCATGAGCAATGGGCACCACGAGGCCTCCTGGCGCTTGCCGGAGAGCGACACCCGGGCCGCCACCGACGTGAAGCACTACCAGCGGCTCGCGCAGACCGCGGAGAAGGCGCACTTCGACGCCGTGTTCTTCGCGGACTCGCCGCTGCTGCACGGGGACGTCACCCAGCGCCCCTACGGCGTGATCGAGCCGACCGTTCTCCTGGCCGCCATCGCCGCAGTGACCGAGCGGATCGGTCTCGTGGCCACGGCCTCCACGAGTTATAACGAGCCGTACAACCTGGCCCGCCGTTTCGCCGGGCTGGAGCAGATCAGCGGCGGACGGTCCGGCTGGAACGTGGTCACCACGGCCGGCGACGCCGCGGCCCGCAACTTCTCCCTGGACAGCCAGCCTGCTCATGCCGACCGCTATGCCCGGGCCGAGGAGTTCCTGCAGGTGACGGAGAAGCTCTGGGACAGCTGGGAGGACGAGGTCCATGTGGGGGACAAGGACCGCGGCGTGTGGGGTGACCAGGCCCGGGTCCACCCGGTGCTGCACCGTGGCGAGTTCTTCCAGGTGGAGGGCGCCCTCGACGCGCCGCGCTCGCCGCAGGGCCGCCCGGTCATCATCCAGGCGGGCTCCTCGGAGAGCGGCCGCGACTTCGCCGCCCGCTGGGCCGAGGCGATCTTCACGGCGCACCAGACCGTCGAGAGCGCCCGGGAGTTCTACGCCGACCTCAAGCGCCGGGTGGCGCTCGCGGGGCGCGACGCCGACGCGGTGAAGATCCTGCCCGGGATCGTTCCCGTCATCGGCGCCACCGAGGAGGAGGCGCGGGCCCTCGACGAGGAACTGAACCGTCTCATCCTGCCCGAACACGCGCTGCGGCACCTCGCCGGGGTCATCGGCGTCGACCCGTCGACCCTGGCCCTGGACGAGCAGCTTCCGGACGATCTTCCGGAGGAGTCCCAGATCGAGGCCAACAAGAGCCGCCGCACCCTGATCGTGGAGCTGGGCCGCAGTGAGGGCCTGACGGTCCGCCAGATCATCGGCCGGCTGGGTGGGGGCCGGGGGCACCAGACCTTCGCGGGGACGGCCGAGCAGGTGGCCGACCGCATCGAGCACTGGTTCACCACCGGCGCCGCGGACGGCTTCAACATCATGCCGCCGGTCCTGCCGTCGGGCCTGGACGTCTTCACGCGCGACGTGGTCCCGATCCTTCAGGAGCGCGGGCTCTTCCGCACCGAGTACACGGGCGCCACGCTGCGGGAGCACTACGGTCTGCCGCGCCCGGCGAACCTCTTCGCCGCCCGCCGCGATCCGGCGGAGCACGACGACGCCGCCTCACCCGGAAGCCCCGGTGGCGCCGCCGTGGGGGAACAGTCCGTCCTGCTCGGGGGAGGTGCCGCTCGTGCCGCTCGTCAGTGA
- a CDS encoding flavin reductase family protein, translating into MPLVSDPDSTQLRHAFAKVPSGVAALAALVDGAPQGLVVSTFTVGVSLDPPLVMFAVQNSSRTWPVLRSSARLGVSVLSAHQEHAARQIASKDGDRFAGLPVSVSSEGALLLPGAALWLDCSVEQEVPAGDHAVVLLRVHGHEVREGHVDPLVFHSSTFTGLRQPALV; encoded by the coding sequence GTGCCGCTCGTCAGTGATCCGGACAGCACCCAGCTGCGCCACGCGTTCGCCAAGGTGCCGAGTGGGGTGGCGGCGCTCGCCGCCCTCGTGGACGGCGCCCCGCAGGGACTCGTGGTCTCGACCTTTACGGTCGGAGTCTCCCTGGACCCGCCGCTCGTGATGTTCGCCGTCCAGAATTCCAGCCGCACCTGGCCCGTCCTGCGGAGCTCGGCCCGCCTGGGAGTCTCGGTGCTCTCTGCTCATCAGGAACACGCCGCACGGCAGATCGCGTCGAAGGACGGGGACCGCTTCGCCGGGCTTCCCGTGAGTGTCAGCAGCGAAGGTGCGCTGCTCCTGCCGGGGGCCGCGCTCTGGCTCGACTGCTCGGTGGAGCAGGAGGTCCCGGCCGGGGATCACGCCGTCGTGCTGCTGCGCGTGCATGGGCACGAAGTGCGCGAGGGGCACGTGGACCCGCTCGTGTTCCACTCCTCGACCTTCACGGGCCTTCGGCAGCCGGCGCTGGTCTAG
- a CDS encoding DUF1345 domain-containing protein — MSAGFIVHLIAQLGLCVLGFFPVVVAEKDQSILELLGLWCLLGSVYSVVILVRLSREARIIPPASQAVPAAAEIAPAVRILTVVATALASLIGLTAAAQVLLTPSSVDEDMRVFSNVVGVWSMLLSWALMQWGFAQIYFQRHYGKTGPLLRVPGTTTPRMVDFVYFAFTMGTTFAASDCEVLDSRGRWLVTWHSVLSFFFNGFIIVLALNTITGK, encoded by the coding sequence GTGAGCGCCGGGTTCATCGTGCATCTGATCGCCCAGCTGGGACTCTGCGTGCTGGGGTTCTTCCCCGTCGTGGTCGCGGAGAAGGACCAGAGCATCCTGGAGCTCCTGGGCCTGTGGTGTCTGCTGGGATCGGTCTATTCGGTGGTCATCCTGGTCCGCCTCAGCCGGGAGGCCCGCATCATCCCGCCGGCGTCACAGGCCGTCCCGGCAGCGGCCGAGATCGCTCCCGCGGTCCGGATCCTGACCGTCGTCGCAACCGCGCTGGCGAGCCTGATCGGTCTCACCGCGGCAGCGCAGGTGCTCCTGACCCCGAGTTCCGTGGACGAGGACATGAGGGTCTTCTCGAACGTGGTCGGCGTGTGGAGCATGCTGCTGTCCTGGGCCCTCATGCAATGGGGGTTCGCCCAGATCTACTTCCAGCGGCACTACGGGAAGACCGGGCCGCTCCTGCGGGTGCCGGGGACCACGACGCCCCGGATGGTGGATTTCGTCTATTTCGCCTTCACCATGGGAACCACGTTCGCGGCGTCGGACTGTGAGGTGCTGGACTCCCGCGGACGCTGGCTGGTCACGTGGCACTCGGTGCTCAGCTTCTTCTTCAACGGCTTCATCATCGTCCTGGCGCTGAACACGATCACCGGGAAATGA
- a CDS encoding MerR family transcriptional regulator: MEDDEDWSIQEVARMAGTTSRTLRHYEQVGLLKPSRVGHNGYRHYDRDALVTLQRILLLRGLGLGLPAIGEVLSRQADQAEALSRHLELLRQDQERLARQIQAVEHTIRQVKGGGRLMAQDMFDGFDHTQYKEEVEQRWGAKAYADSDAWWRGLGEDGRRAWQERQQRLGADWTAAAARFVDPAGDEAQALAARHDAWLSGIPGTPGHPTGAPKEYLLGLAEMYVADPRFAANYGGQGGAEFVRDALRVYVERRGA; this comes from the coding sequence ATGGAGGACGACGAGGACTGGAGCATCCAGGAAGTGGCCCGCATGGCCGGGACCACCAGCCGCACCCTGAGGCACTACGAGCAGGTGGGGCTGCTGAAGCCGAGCCGGGTGGGGCACAACGGGTATCGCCATTACGACCGCGACGCCCTGGTCACCTTGCAGAGGATCCTCCTGCTCCGCGGACTGGGACTCGGACTGCCGGCGATCGGTGAAGTGCTGTCCCGGCAGGCCGATCAGGCCGAGGCGCTCAGCCGGCACCTGGAACTGCTGCGGCAGGACCAGGAACGACTGGCCCGTCAGATCCAGGCGGTGGAGCACACGATCAGGCAAGTGAAAGGAGGTGGTCGGCTCATGGCGCAGGACATGTTCGATGGATTCGACCACACGCAGTACAAGGAAGAGGTCGAGCAGCGCTGGGGCGCCAAGGCCTACGCGGATTCGGATGCCTGGTGGCGCGGTCTCGGTGAGGACGGCAGGCGCGCCTGGCAGGAACGCCAGCAGCGGCTGGGCGCCGACTGGACGGCCGCGGCGGCCCGCTTCGTCGACCCGGCGGGCGACGAAGCGCAGGCTCTCGCCGCGCGGCACGACGCCTGGCTCTCAGGGATCCCCGGAACGCCCGGGCATCCGACCGGCGCTCCGAAGGAGTACCTGCTCGGCCTGGCCGAGATGTACGTGGCGGACCCGCGATTCGCGGCGAACTACGGCGGGCAGGGCGGAGCGGAATTCGTCCGCGATGCGCTCCGTGTCTACGTGGAGCGCCGGGGCGCCTGA
- a CDS encoding DUF4395 domain-containing protein, producing MTTSTSSGLKRLFAFPNPVNEYAARSTAGIIVVLSVITLVLGLTAGWGWLLWLIALGFWLRVAGGPRYSPAGRLAVHVIAPRLGAPRLVPGPPKRFAQTIGAVLSTAAAIFWTVGLAPVAWVLLGLLIVAASLESFAGFCLGCWIFGKLQNAGVIPESVCEACNNISLRRA from the coding sequence GTGACCACTTCCACCAGCTCCGGATTGAAGCGGCTGTTCGCGTTCCCGAACCCGGTGAACGAGTACGCCGCCCGTTCCACCGCGGGCATCATCGTGGTGCTGAGTGTCATCACCCTGGTCCTCGGCCTGACGGCCGGCTGGGGCTGGCTGCTCTGGCTCATCGCCCTGGGCTTCTGGCTCCGGGTGGCCGGCGGCCCGCGATACTCCCCCGCCGGACGCCTCGCGGTGCACGTCATCGCCCCGCGGCTCGGTGCGCCGCGCCTGGTGCCCGGCCCTCCGAAGAGGTTCGCCCAGACCATCGGCGCCGTGCTCTCGACCGCCGCGGCCATCTTCTGGACCGTCGGTCTCGCCCCGGTGGCGTGGGTCCTGCTGGGCCTGCTGATCGTGGCGGCGTCCCTCGAATCCTTCGCCGGGTTCTGCCTGGGCTGCTGGATCTTCGGCAAGCTCCAGAACGCCGGCGTCATCCCGGAGAGCGTCTGCGAGGCCTGCAACAACATCTCGCTGCGACGAGCCTGA
- a CDS encoding DUF4073 domain-containing protein, translating into MKPLTRRTAIATSLAGLAAVGTASAAQAGSTSAPTTSGWGRARSVFSVISDIQGDLHDFAMALQDIETTNPRTRSAGLVINGDITPRGYDFEYADVRKVLDSNPRPRNAHWVIGNHEFYVPKWLNPTTLRQDTWPNGCTEEKLYNNFYDFTGRKKVYTEVDLGGVPALLLGTEKYMHYHDSKLWDEVWLSEEQFAWLESRLAYYARRRKPVMVFCHHPLPNTVSGTRNALYKSDYLQADRLLKILGQYKNVFFFSGHTHWDLNLSDWAVRRVVPGTGNPEGFMTVNTGAIQTLWEDDGHGGERALDPLEASGLQVEVSHDSVLLRARDYRRRQWIKELHVPLSF; encoded by the coding sequence ATGAAACCCCTCACCCGCCGCACGGCGATCGCCACCTCCCTGGCCGGGCTCGCCGCCGTGGGCACCGCATCGGCAGCTCAGGCCGGCAGCACGTCCGCACCCACCACGTCCGGCTGGGGCCGTGCCCGCAGCGTCTTCTCCGTCATCAGCGACATCCAGGGTGATCTGCACGATTTCGCCATGGCCCTGCAGGACATCGAGACCACCAACCCCCGGACCCGCAGCGCCGGCCTGGTGATCAACGGCGACATCACCCCGCGCGGCTACGACTTCGAATATGCCGACGTCCGGAAGGTGCTGGATTCCAACCCGCGCCCCCGCAACGCCCACTGGGTGATCGGCAACCACGAGTTCTACGTCCCGAAGTGGCTGAACCCCACCACGCTCCGTCAGGACACCTGGCCGAACGGGTGCACCGAGGAGAAGCTGTACAACAACTTCTACGACTTCACGGGCCGCAAGAAGGTCTACACCGAGGTGGACCTGGGCGGTGTCCCGGCGCTCCTGCTCGGCACCGAGAAATACATGCACTACCACGACAGCAAGCTCTGGGACGAGGTGTGGCTGAGCGAGGAGCAGTTCGCCTGGCTCGAGTCGCGCCTGGCCTACTACGCCCGCCGTCGCAAGCCCGTGATGGTGTTCTGCCACCACCCGCTGCCCAACACCGTCTCCGGCACCCGGAACGCGCTCTACAAGAGCGATTACCTGCAGGCCGACCGGCTCCTCAAGATCCTGGGCCAGTACAAGAACGTGTTCTTCTTCAGCGGTCACACCCACTGGGACCTGAACCTCTCCGACTGGGCCGTCCGCCGTGTGGTGCCGGGCACCGGGAACCCGGAGGGCTTCATGACCGTCAACACGGGCGCCATCCAGACCCTCTGGGAGGACGACGGCCACGGCGGCGAACGCGCGCTGGATCCCCTGGAGGCCAGCGGTCTCCAGGTGGAGGTCTCCCACGACTCCGTGCTGCTCCGGGCCCGGGACTACCGGCGTCGGCAGTGGATCAAGGAACTGCACGTCCCGCTCTCCTTCTGA
- a CDS encoding methylenetetrahydrofolate reductase, translating to MENPEAGMLSIHLEVIPAPGIVDAVRKAVPPSSSCTISITCLPKHGVDATLAVATELAQDGHRVVPHLAAKGLSSRERLREILEECAGAGIAELFVVGGDAGTPDGPYADGEALLRDVVELDGGRFTVGVAGYPEGHPGIPDHVLLESLRRKQEHASRIVTQMCFSAERIGEYVAGLRREGVDLPVRAGVAGAVPTARLLTLAAKIGVGSSLRFLSGKASLARNLLPSSRYAPGEMIARLGRTPDIDSVQLYTFNSLDALPALGSGSAPHA from the coding sequence ATGGAAAACCCGGAAGCCGGCATGCTGTCCATACATCTCGAGGTCATCCCGGCCCCCGGCATCGTGGACGCGGTGCGGAAGGCCGTGCCGCCGTCGTCGTCCTGCACGATCAGCATCACCTGCCTGCCCAAGCACGGCGTGGACGCCACGCTCGCGGTGGCCACCGAGCTCGCACAGGACGGTCACCGGGTGGTGCCGCACCTCGCGGCGAAGGGACTGAGCAGCCGGGAGCGCCTGCGCGAGATCCTGGAGGAATGCGCGGGCGCGGGCATCGCCGAACTCTTCGTGGTGGGCGGCGACGCCGGCACTCCCGACGGGCCGTATGCCGACGGCGAGGCGCTGCTGCGGGATGTCGTGGAGCTGGACGGCGGGCGCTTCACCGTCGGCGTGGCCGGGTATCCGGAAGGGCACCCGGGGATTCCTGATCACGTGCTTCTCGAATCCCTGCGGCGCAAACAGGAGCATGCGAGCCGGATCGTGACCCAGATGTGCTTCTCGGCCGAGAGGATCGGCGAATACGTCGCCGGTCTCCGCCGCGAAGGGGTGGACCTTCCCGTCCGGGCGGGTGTGGCCGGGGCGGTCCCCACGGCCCGGCTCCTGACGCTCGCCGCGAAGATCGGGGTGGGGTCGTCCCTTCGTTTCCTCAGCGGCAAGGCGTCCCTGGCGCGGAATCTGCTGCCTAGCAGCAGGTATGCGCCCGGGGAGATGATCGCCCGGCTCGGGAGGACGCCGGACATCGACAGCGTACAGCTCTACACCTTCAACTCTCTCGACGCGCTCCCGGCGCTCGGCTCCGGGAGCGCCCCTCACGCCTGA
- the lipA gene encoding lipoyl synthase, whose translation MTLVPEGRKLLRIEQRNAATPVERKPDWIKAKVQMGPEFVGLKNLVKKEGLHTVCEEAGCPNIFECWEDKEATFLIGGSECTRRCDFCQIDTGKPSPLDRLEPTKVARSVQSMNLRYATVTGVARDDLDDEGVWLYAETVRKIHELNPGTGVELLIPDFSGKPEHIQAICDSRPEVFAHNVETVPRIFKRIRPAFRYERSLDVITQGRTHGMVTKSNLILGMGETRKEISEALRDLHEAGCDLITITQYLRPSERHLPVDRWVKPQEFVELADEAEDIGFLGVMSGPLVRSSYRAGRLWATAMRKKGRDIPENLAHIADGIQDSGTTRQEARTLITTHG comes from the coding sequence GTGACTCTTGTCCCCGAAGGCCGTAAACTCCTGCGGATCGAACAACGCAACGCCGCCACCCCCGTGGAACGCAAACCCGACTGGATCAAAGCCAAAGTCCAGATGGGACCCGAGTTCGTCGGCCTGAAAAACCTCGTCAAAAAAGAAGGCCTGCACACCGTCTGCGAAGAAGCCGGCTGCCCCAACATCTTCGAATGCTGGGAAGACAAAGAAGCGACCTTCCTCATCGGCGGCTCCGAATGCACCCGCCGCTGCGACTTCTGCCAGATCGACACCGGCAAACCCTCACCCCTGGACCGGCTCGAACCCACCAAAGTCGCCCGCTCCGTGCAGTCCATGAACCTGCGCTACGCCACCGTCACCGGCGTCGCCCGCGATGACCTCGACGACGAAGGCGTCTGGCTCTACGCCGAAACCGTGCGCAAAATCCACGAACTCAACCCCGGCACCGGCGTCGAGCTGCTCATCCCCGACTTCTCCGGCAAACCCGAACACATCCAAGCGATCTGCGACTCCCGCCCGGAAGTGTTCGCCCACAACGTCGAAACCGTCCCCCGCATCTTCAAACGCATCCGCCCCGCCTTCCGCTACGAACGCTCCCTGGATGTCATCACCCAAGGCCGCACCCACGGCATGGTCACCAAATCCAACCTCATCCTCGGCATGGGCGAAACCCGCAAAGAGATCAGCGAGGCCCTGCGTGATCTGCACGAAGCCGGCTGCGACCTGATCACCATCACCCAATACCTCCGACCCTCCGAACGGCACCTGCCCGTGGACCGCTGGGTCAAACCCCAGGAATTCGTCGAACTCGCCGACGAAGCCGAAGACATCGGCTTCCTCGGCGTCATGTCCGGACCCCTGGTCCGCTCCTCCTACCGCGCCGGACGCCTCTGGGCCACCGCCATGCGCAAAAAAGGCCGCGACATCCCCGAAAACCTCGCCCACATCGCCGACGGCATCCAAGACTCCGGCACCACCCGCCAAGAAGCCCGCACCCTCATCACCACCCACGGCTGA